The region taacagtggcacgttgggtaaaagccttcaacgaaggtcggcaaactgtggcagacatgcatcgggcaggtcgtcctagcgtctcggaagaagaagtgcatgctgttgccgcgttagtggacagtgatcgacgccatacgattcgtggtGTCGcgcacgaaaccggattagcgcatacgactgtgatTCGCGTCCTGGAGGAACGCCAGGGCATaccaaaaattgcatcacgatgggttccgcatgactggACGCAAATGCAGAAagggatgcgttacgacgctgctcagacgcacttggagcgctacgaGTGCGaaagagaggctttcttacgccgtatcttaACACTGAATGAGACATGAGTCACATCGTACTAACCAAAACAGAAacaccaatccaacgaatggcgtcattgtgggtcgccgcgaaagtcggaaGTGCGTCAGAGCTcctgtatggtgaaagttatggtgattctcgtgtacgactgtgatggtgttatcgtaTCACACTACGTTCCTCCACAACAGACCGTCAATgcatagtattactgttcgtttttggagcatcacctgcgaccagctttgcaaaagaagcggcgacaccttctgcgcaatccacccaccattttgcacgacaatgcacgggcgcaaacagcgcaagctgtggctgctctgttcggtagaTGGGACAGGGAAGTACTGTTCCATCCACCGTACtcctcggacttaagtccttgtgagttCCATTTGATTCGCTTCAGACTGTTCCAGAAATTCGATAGGCAGTAGACCCCTCAATTCGCACCATCGACagtacaggctctgctaacggtacactacgccttccacatcgatggCAACGTGTtatgcacaacgctggtgactattttgaagaacagtaacaggtgcaaacatataactcttttctATCGATTGtcaatgaatagttgccactacttaagctccaaccctcgtaaatTTAGTAAGTGTTACTGAGAACCAGTTGTTCCCAAAAAGTTGTAATAATTGTTCTGTGTTCTTCATACCAAATCTATGGTACATTGATACATTTCTTGCTAATGTGTGCTACTTTCTCGTATCCAATTTGCAAAACAAAATGTAAGTATTAAGTAAAATTCATTCCAATAGCTAAGTTTCTTTTTCAATAGAGCGTTTACTTGGTACAGATTTGCCTGTCAGTGCAGCGACAGTTTCCTTTTACGTAATTGCAGTTGACATTCCTGTTGGCTTCCTTCCAACAGAAAACTTTCCAGAAACGAATAATAGTCACATACCTTACCACTACACACGATCAGGGTCATTTCAAATCTCAACACAGGAGTAACATTATCGGCTAATTGCTAATCTAGCAGTAGCCGGTAGTAGTCTACTTGGCTTTTACCGTGACAGGGCTAATGATACGGTTCGGGAAGAGTGTAATATACTGGGTTAACTGATGTCAAAACACCTTCACCTACAATCTTCCTCGAACAGACTTGCAAAAACCTACTTCAAATAATTTCCCGATTTTTCAGGTATGCGCTTTGCAAGGTTAGAGGCCTTTTTGAGTAGATTTCCGAAAAGTGGGTTTAGTCTCAAAGGGCCAGGTCAAACACGGGACACGGTTGCAGCTAAGAAGCATTGGTATTATAGTTTTAAACTGTCGTAACTGTCTACGGCTGAAATAATATAATTGCGGCATCCCGTGATATAATTATCTTCGTTTCACTCTACTAAATGTGTCAGTAAAGTGTTATGTTTCCGAAGTTATGCGATTAATGCAGGTTcgaaatcataaaatctgtaagagtgCAAGGAGCACAATAACTTCTGATttctttcaataaaaaattttcaattaATATCGTCTAAGATAATCGGTGTTGTTTAGTGTGTCACTATGAGAACCAGAGATGCTAAATAACTACGGTGTACCTGCTTCAAATAATCTATACCATAAAATTGgtgaagtaaatgaaataaaattaatgttgtaGTTGTAAGTATTTTCGCTAACTTGTCAGATAGTTAAACGTCATATTTCAGTAACAGATTGCTTCAAGATCTTTTATATGGCAGCACATCAGAATCTGCTGTAGTACTGCAAATCAAAGTCGTTGTAAATTCTTAAGAGCAGAGATGCATTTGTGTTAATGTCGCACTATCGTACGTGAACTTCAGTTTGTATTCTGAAGTGTCAATGCTTTCAGACATGCACATTTCAGATAAAAGGTTTCACCAAAAATTTCATCACACAACCATTGAATGAATTGTAACACTTTCAATAATATATTGCACTTCCGCGAAGTACACACTACCGCCACATATTAAGGGCGTTACGTTAATTAGCAAAAGAGCAGAAAGAATCTTAGGTAAAAATGAACTGAAGCAAAGATATTATTACACTGACCGCATTTTTTCAGTTTAATAATGATCAGCGGCATTTTAAAACAGCTATACTCGTTTTCCGGCACGAAATGGCTATCGGGCAGGTGTTAACAGGGTCCGGTACCTTGTTGTCTGCAAATCTACCCAGAAGAATACGAAACAAATAGGAAAAAACACAAACACTCATAGTACTTTGGAAACAGCACTTCATAAGAAAATTCTTTATCATGTAGAAACAAATTCCGTAACTTACTTCACCATGTGCCATTAAAATGGCATAACCCATAGTGATACAGCTCTAAATTTCGAAGCGCTATGTTCGGGAAGAACCAAGGCAAGCCCACAAGCAAGACACAGGAGCAGAATTCGTTAGATGTACTGAAAGCCTGCTGAAGCCGGAGATAAGTACTGCTGAATTTTTTGCTGAGGACCTAAACGTATACGGCTCTTTTTTGCAACAGAACAAGACTGCGAATAaccaattttaaaatgttttatcgtGTTCGTATTAAAAACTGGCTGTGGAACTGGACATAGTGTTTTGATATAAAAAAGAGCAATGATACTCAAAGACTACTTACCTTTGCAGTTCAAACGGCTCGAGTTCCCTATTAAACTTTCCTTCGGTATTACAATTAACAAAGGATAGGGCCACACATCGAACGTTGCTGGAGTTGACCTAAGCGTGCATTGCTTCTCAAATGGTCAGTTATAGGTGGCTCTGTCATGTGTAACATCAAAACGTAGTATGTTCATTTTTGCACCTAATGCTGTAGACGTTTTTAACGTAGTATACAAGTAAATGTCCTCAATTCATAGAAAATATCTGCCGGACCACTAATAAAATATAAGTAATATGCTTTTAAGGGCTTCTTCTGGAGGCTCAATGTAGCAAATTTTGTTTTACGTTCTATGCATTTATGATCACTATTTCAATTTGCACCTAATATTTAGTTACCTAAAACTCTACATAGTGACCCGTCAACAGAATTACTGCTACATAAGACAAGTCGGTAGGCCGCAAATTCTTAGCGGTACTCGTGTGATTTGGGAGGGTGTCACTAGTAATATATAGTCCGTATTTCCCCTGGTAGCCATTCCATAGACCTTTTATTTCGAAAGCTGTAGCTTTTTTAGTGCTAAAGTGTGAAGTACTTGTATTTTTAAACTAAATATTGTTTTCTATTACGTGAACTCGTGTGTAAATGGCCAGTTTGCTGTCATACTTATATAACATTAAGCTAATATTCTGTAAACTGATTCGTTCCTAGTCATTATGATATATCGTGGAAAGTGACCTCAGGAACGTGTAGTTTTTAATATGTTACTACCATAGCTATTGCTGCTAGTTGTCCAGACTGTCTGCCTATTAGCAATGCTTTTCAGCTCCAAATTTTCAACAGTACAAAAGAGCAGTCAAAAATAGAGGTAAATGGTTGGTTATTTTAGGTAGTCTATGCAGATATGATCACTATTACAATTTGGAATTACAGACTTTTTTAGAAGTGTTTTCCACTTTAATACCTGATCATCCTTTGACTACTTTCAGTATTTGTGCACGACGAACACAATCCcaatattaatttttctcataGTCATTCCTCTAAGGATGAGTCTACCCCGTCAGTCTAAGAAGTCTCGAAGTGTACTCATAAAGAATAGAGGAGAGCTGAGATGGTAGttttattgcttcacgtgttctacATAATCTCTCCCTACTTGAGTACAGCGCACAGCACGTTCATAGTGCCATGTGAAGCCGTCATAAAAGTACTTCTTTAAGATGTTATTCAACTTGTTCGTCAGACTGGCTTGAACGGCGGTTACACCGCCGAAGCGTTGACTCTTCCTGTGAATTTCTGCGCTGTGTCGTTTGATGGTACGGTCGTATTTACATCACCAACTCCTCTCACGAAGTGTGATTTTTTCCGCGCATTTTTGTTCAGGGATCGAGGTGTGTGAGACAGACTTTGCATTCACTTTTCTGTTCTTTAAAACATTCTGGATAATGTCTCGAATAGCTCATTTAGAGGTGTTGCTCCactgtgacacaacaacgttggtACAGAATGGCCgctcgtccactacttaacactaccGACGTATAACTCACTGGTCGAATGCATATCTGTTGTTCACTGCTGTTAGTACAAGCTGCCATCATAGGAAGCTGGCCTATAGGACAGGAATAAAATCAGACTCcgaactttttggacggacggtgtTCTCTTTTGTCTGTTGATGTATCATTAGtaatttttaaagagaaaattCGTATCaacacatttaattttaaaaaaatggtatagTCCAGAAGAATTAATAGTTAAGAACAGTTTACATCATTGTAGAAAACACAGACCAGTAGAGGCACATAGGGTGTTAAACGCCAGTTAGAGCTCGAACCCAGGAACGTAAGTTCCCAACACTGGTGTAGACGCCGGGAGTCGCCTCACATTCGTCCGGGTATCCCCAGGAGACGATGCCCACCTGGGTGCTACCGCTGACAAGAGGACCGCCAGAGTCGCCGCTGCAGACAGTGTGGCCCACCTCACCAGCACACACCATCCGCTCGGTCACAGTGTTCATACTCGCAAAGAGGTCCCGGCAAGTGGAACGGTCCAAGATGCTGATGTCCACTTTCTGGAGATTGGTGGGAGCGTCCCCACCAGTGACAGTGAGTCCCCAGCCGGTCACCGTCACTGCCAGACCAGCTGGGGGGTCATATCCGTCTGATGCGAGCTCTACCGCCTGTGTATTGTCGCCAAGTAGAGACCCAGACACCTGGAAAGCCAACACAAACAGTGACACTCTAGCGATATTTAAACTTTTCCTGCGTATACAGTGTTGGAATAACTCGCTAGGCGGCGATGTTCTGATCGCTGTTCTCATAAAGGCACGATCTCCAATGATATGACAAAATTCATCGtgccagacctccttttgccccgcgTAGAGCCGCTACTCGACGCGGTATGGACTTAACAGGTCGTTggaacccctgcagaaatattgagctatgttgcctctatagccgtccatacttGCTAAAGtgtggccggtgcaggattttgcacacGAAATAACCTCTCTATTACATgtcattaatgttcgatgggattcactttaggcgatctgggtgaccaaatagtTCGCCAGAACTGCCCAGAAAGTTTTCAAACTTATCACAAACAATCATAACACTTATatggctgtttgggaacatgaagtagctgaatggctgcaaatgacaagtgacaaaaagcagattacagagtacctgacggctcaacacaaaagttttgtctcaagtacagatagtgttgaggatcagtggacaaagttcaaaaccatggtacaatatgcgttagatgagtatgtgccaagcaagat is a window of Schistocerca gregaria isolate iqSchGreg1 chromosome 8, iqSchGreg1.2, whole genome shotgun sequence DNA encoding:
- the LOC126285129 gene encoding trypsin delta-like; this translates as MQLLVLWFTYVLGSAVASPAPARLWSSESSRVIGGSDADIANYPWQLAFEYSGSLHCGASIISSNWVLTAAHCVEGYSLPLMSFRAGSSTRESGGTVLQASSGYMHGSFSARTLDYDIAVVQVSGSLLGDNTQAVELASDGYDPPAGLAVTVTGWGLTVTGGDAPTNLQKVDISILDRSTCRDLFASMNTVTERMVCAGEVGHTVCSGDSGGPLVSGSTQVGIVSWGYPDECEATPGVYTSVGNLRSWVRALTGV